One window from the genome of Gammaproteobacteria bacterium encodes:
- the holB gene encoding DNA polymerase III subunit delta': MDNIFPWCEEIWTNLLFAKKKNRFPHAILFHGNNGVGKSELAFQLAHYLLCASPTKNEQPCLICKDCVLFSAGTHGDFYNISPEENSKNIGIDQMRSLKIAAHQKPQRNNIKIFVIANANKMTIAAANALLKVLEEPPGDSIFILTSERKNFLSPTILSRCHQYQFSSPSDELAEQWLLSDPALVFTKEVIKDAIFWSLGSPLLAQKLLKDGVISEYQTCLAPLLAFFSKKESLAFLSKSWQGKSLVNILYVSQVTSYYLLKGTWAFDFNKKRVYQWSRKVIDIKKMTATGIALNEALLLDMLLAE, translated from the coding sequence ATGGATAATATTTTCCCCTGGTGTGAGGAAATTTGGACCAATCTTTTGTTTGCAAAGAAAAAAAATCGTTTTCCGCACGCTATTTTATTTCACGGTAATAATGGCGTGGGGAAATCAGAATTAGCATTTCAACTTGCGCATTATCTCTTATGTGCTAGCCCAACTAAAAATGAACAACCTTGCCTAATTTGCAAAGATTGTGTGTTATTTTCAGCCGGAACACACGGTGATTTTTATAACATTTCTCCCGAGGAAAATAGCAAGAATATCGGGATTGATCAAATGAGAAGTTTAAAAATAGCGGCTCACCAAAAGCCACAAAGAAATAATATAAAAATCTTTGTTATAGCCAATGCAAATAAAATGACGATTGCAGCTGCGAATGCATTATTGAAAGTACTAGAAGAGCCTCCTGGTGATAGCATCTTTATTCTTACCAGCGAAAGAAAAAATTTTTTATCTCCGACAATACTAAGCCGCTGCCATCAGTATCAATTTTCTTCGCCAAGCGATGAGCTTGCTGAGCAATGGTTGTTATCAGATCCAGCGCTAGTATTTACTAAAGAAGTAATAAAAGATGCAATTTTCTGGTCGTTAGGTTCGCCATTATTAGCACAAAAGCTACTGAAAGATGGCGTTATTTCAGAATACCAAACTTGTCTAGCGCCGCTACTTGCATTTTTTTCTAAGAAAGAATCTTTGGCATTTCTGTCAAAATCTTGGCAAGGAAAATCATTGGTGAATATTCTTTATGTTTCTCAAGTGACTAGTTATTATTTATTAAAAGGAACGTGGGCCTTTGATTTTAATAAAAAACGTGTCTATCAATGGTCGAGAAAGGTTATTGATATTAAAAAAATGACGGCTACTGGTATTGCTTTGAATGAAGCTTTGTTGTTGGATATGTTATTGGCTGAATAG